The nucleotide sequence AGAAGTTGTAAGTCAGTTTCCAGAATGATTTCACTTCACGCTTCCGCCAGGATTTGCATTGCTGCCTTTGCTACCATTTCAGCAGAGATCTCAGTCATACAGTACTGTCGGCTCCGGTAGCAAGACCGACTGCCGTCTTTCGAACACGGTCGACACCAGACATCTGCTGCCAGTTCACCTGAACTGGTATGTCTTACGTGAGCACCAGTCTGCCATGATGTTGGGCCAGTTATCATGACAACCGGTGTCCCCACAGCCTCTGATGCGTGGACAAGTCCAGTATCACCGCCAACAACCAGTCGAGCTCTGGAAAGAGTGGCGAATGCCTCCCGCAGGCCGGTGCGACCTTTCAGGTTAACAGTACCATGGTTCGCTTCATGAACCTGATCACATGCCGCACTGTCTTGCGTACCCAGAAGTACCACAGGCATCCCCGTCTTTTGTTTGAGTAGAGCGATCATTTCACCGTAAGCTTGAGGCGACCACTCTTTTGCCTTCCATGCTGCACTGGGGACCACCACCACAAAATCATCTCTGACGCCCTCATTTGCCAGTAAAATATCAACCCTGTTATGCTCCTCATCTGATAGATAAATTCTGGGCGGCGGAACGCGTTCTTCAATAGAGCCGTTCTGTATCAGATTCGCATATTCACGGGTCACTTCGTAATTCTGGTGAAAGCGGTCTATAGTAAGATAGAAAAGTAGAAAACGGCTCAACCTCGGTTTGCTGAAACGGTTCCAGCGGCAATCCTTCATACGCCACCTGAGATACTTCGATCTGAGTGAATTGTGCAGATCGAGGCAGACATCGTAGTCATAATTGGACAGTTGAGCAGCAAAGTTTCGCAAGGCCTTTGGCGCAGTGTCAGCTGGCAAGCTGATAATTTTAGTCAGATGAGGGTTTCCCTCCAGTATTGGACGATTCCGATCAAGGGTGATAAAATGGATTTCACACCGTGGCTGATTACCGGCCAGGAGTTCTATCAGCGAAGTGGTGAGAACAACGTCGCCGATAGAACTGAACCTCACAAGCAGATATCTCTTCAGCATGCTAAGATTTCGTTCTCCCGACCAAGATGATGTAAGTCATCTGGCCGAATTCAGACCAAGTCTAGCGAGTGCGCTGTGCGTTGTAGAGCGAGAGATCGATGAGCGATCTTTTGTAGGGACTGTCAGGGAATTGAGCCAGAGCTGCAACAGCTCTATCAGAGAATTCTTCAATTTTATTCATGGCGTATTCAAATCCCCCGTATTCTTTCACGATCTCTTTTAAATGTTTGATATTCTTCCTGGAAGCACCTTTGGACATGGTTCTGCGGATATGGTTTCGCTCAGCCGTCGTAAGCTGGGAACCGAGCGTATGGATGATGGGGAGCGTTACCATATTCCTGGTGACGTCTGAATTGGCGTCTTTACCGGTCGAATGCTCCGAACCAAGTATATCGAACAGATCATCCTTGATCTGGAATGCCATGCCGAAGTTTTCGCCATATGTGCCAAGTGCAACTTTGTGACCTTGTTTCTTGGATGCGGTCATGACGCCGAGTTCACAACAGGTAGAGATAAGGGAAGCTGTCTTGTCCCTGATCATCCTGTAATAGACGTCCTCGGTCATATTGTTTTTAAAACTTCGCTCAATCTGAAGCATCTCCCCGGAACTGAGTCTTTCGGCTGTGTGTGATATCAGCTCCAGCGCGTCAAAATCTTTGAGGCCGGTCAGATTCGTGAGAACCTTGCTCAGAATAAAGTCGCCCATGACAATAGACGTCTTATTCTTCCAGATTTTATTTACTGTGGGAAAACCACGCCGCTTATCGGCTTCATCAACCACGTCATCATGCATCAATGTTGCCATGTGCAGCAGTTCGACCATGGCCGCCGCCTTATAGCTGTGGAGACTCGGACCTCCACTCATTCGGGCCGACAGGATGGTCAAGATGGGGCGGACTCCCTTTCCCTTATGTCTCATGAGATAGCGGCCGATAATATTGATTAGCCGTACTTCCGATCGCAGCGCCGCCTCGAATTCCTGCTGGAAAAGTTTCATGTCTTCGAAGATCGGCTCAACGATCTGCCGCAATTCTTTCGTCTGTTTCATAGATTTAAATTTACTCCAGCAGTAACATCAGAAACAGGTAAAACTTTGTCTCGTCGTAACATCTCTCCGGACGGGTCGTCAAAAGTCCTCCAAGGAAAATGGACTACGTTTGTCAAACGGTAAGAGACAATTTCAGGCTTTTCATGGCACAGAGAACTTGAAGGACCAATCGAGGGTAATGACGCTTGATAGAGTTAGGGTAAGTCTGTAACTCTTATCATTCGATAACACCCACCTTGAATACTAAAGAAACTCCGTGATGAGTTCGTTATGCAGGCCGTCCTATCCCCTTTCTACTCAGATCGGTTTAGTAAAAATCCCTGATATACCGATACTCAGTTCATAGAGAACTATCAACGGAAGAGACATCATGAGCAGGCTGACGGGATCAGGCGGCGTAAAAAACGCGGATAGAAGGAGTATGGTCACGATGGCGTGACGGCGATAGTGCCGCATAAACGCGGGAGTTACAAGTCCGATAGCGGAAAGGATCATAACCAAGACCGGAAGTTCAAAGAGAAGTCCCGCTGCCACGAGCACCCATAGAATATAACTAAAGTAATAGTTTATGGAGAAGTTGTTTGCCACATCCACATAGCCCATTGAGGCGAAGAAATTCAGCGATATGGGGATGATAATAAAATAGGCAAACATGACACCACAAACGAAAGCAATAAACGAAAACAGGATCACTGGGAAAGAGTACCTGCGCTCGTTTTCCAGCAGTCCCGGTGCCACAAACTTCCAGATCTGATAGGAAACCAAAGGCAGCGCCACAACCAATCCCCCTACTAATGCAATGCCCCACTTAAGCAGGAACATACCGTGAATCTTCAGCACCTGAAGTTTAGGAGGCTCATCCAGGGAGAGGACAGGATCAAGCAGAATCTGAAACACCTGGTCCATGAATGCAAACACCACAATCGCTCCCACTACGATCCCAAGTAGAGACTTGATAATTCGCCATCTCAACTCCTCGAGATGCTCCAGAAATCCCATTTCCTTTTCTGTGGTCATATCGATCTACTCCAGTTCATCGACAAGCCGGCGGGCGGCTTCATACGGGGACATTTGTCTTTCGCGCAAACCGTCAATTTGCTTTATCAGTGTCAATTCGCGATCGCTGTTCCAGAATCGCCCAGCTAATTCATCGCGAACAGCATTTCTCACCCGTGTCAGATACTGATCATTGCGCCGCTTGCCGATGGTCCCGGACTGCTGAAGTTCGGCCATCAATAGGCGGCATTGCTCCCATAACTCTTCTATACCCTCCCCTGCGGTCGCTTCGGTCAGTATAATTTGAGGCATAAATTCACGTTCACCGGAAAAATCATTCATGTAATCCTGAAGCAGGTGCTGGATCCTGTCCGCACCTTCAAGATCGGCCTTATTAATAACGAAAATATCACCCACTTCCACCGGTCCCGCCTTCATAACCTGGATAGCATCTCCTGACTCAGGCATGAAAACGACAATGACGATGTCCACATTCTGGACGATTTCTGTCTCCGCCTGTCCTACGCCGACGGTTTCCAGCAGGATAAAGTCCTTGCCTGTGCACGCAATAACATCTGCCACCTGGTGAGTCATGCGAGCGAGCCCTCCCATCTGACCGCGGCTACCCATACTTCTCACATAGACGGCGGGATCGAGAGAATGCCGGTTCATGCGGACGCGGTCTCCCAGCAGGGCGCCGCCGGTAAAAGGGCTGGTAGGATCGACTGAGACAACGCCGACCGTCCGGTCTTCAGCCCGGATTTCAGCAATCAGTTTATCGATGAGTGTACTCTTGCCAGCCCCGGGCGGACCGGTAATTCCGATTCTAACCGAATCCCGGGAATGAGGAAAAAGATCGTTCAGGGTCGCACTGATGCTGTTATCGCCGTTCTCAACGGCTGAGATCAAGTTGGAAATAACACGTGTGTCGTTTTCCCTTAGACTATGTAGGAGGTCGGAGGTCATGGGTATTCCAATACAACGGGCCGAATTCAGGAAGGAAGGTTGAACAGAGTCTTAGCTGAATGTCCGCTTGAAGAGGGTATAGTCCTGTATGGAAAGAGTGTGCGCCTTTCGTTTGATCATCCCCTTTTCTTCCAACAGTTTGAGCATTCTCGAGACGGTCTCGCGAGATGTCCCAGCCATGTTGGCAAGATCCTGCTGATAAGGCATTTTGGTAATCTCAACCACCCCATGACGAATCGTACCCAGCTCTTCGGCGAGCCTCAGTACGGTCATCCCGATTCGATGTTCAGCATCGCTCAGAGAGAGGCTCTCAATCTGCTGATCGCTCTTGCGGATCCTGCCGGCCAACTCTGACAGGAGTGAGATGGCTATCTTGGGATATTTCTGCAGCAGGTCAATAAAATCGTGACGCTTTAGAATCAGAACTTCCGCATTATCAAACGCAATGGCGTTAGCCGATCTTGTCTCTCCATCGAGCAGAGACATTTCACCGAAAAAATCTCCCTCACCAAGCATGGCCAGGATAACTTCACGTCCCTCTTCACTTACACGGGTGATTTTTACGGTCCCCTTACTGATGATGAAGAATGTATCGCCGAACTCATCCTCCATGAGGATCATGTTATTCTTTTTGTACTTCTGTCTGGACATACGGGAGTGCAACTCGTCCAGTTCTAAAGAGGTTAGATCCGAAAAGATGGGGACAGATGCAAGAAGTTCGATGTCACTCATCACCGGAAACTAAATGCGTATTGTGAAAAAATCAATCTGTTTTGGGATTGTGAGTAACTTCATCTTTCAATCAAGATATGTACAAATCTTCATGGTTCAATAACCTTGACGGTATTAGAGTTGACAGGTTTCTAAGTATGGAATATCAATGTAAGATACGTTAATTTCAAGGGAGAAACAGGACTGATGGAGAGTATTCATCTGTCAACAGTATCGCAATTGTAAAATTACTTAATATTTCCTTTAAGTCGCTGATGCGTGTCATCCTCAGTAAAAAAGAATATGACAGATAAGATCAACAAACTGTTCCGTTTGACCTGGTTTCCCCTGGCGTTTCAACTGTTTACCCTTGTGGTATTCATCATGCTGATAATCGGTGGTTTACAGGCCAATACCGGTGACATAGAGTTTGCCAAGGAACTGCGCAATACCAACCTGTCAAACTTAATCGTCTGGTCCTACTGGTGGCCGCTCATTGTTCTTTCCGCGATATTCCTCGGGCGCGTCTGGTGTACTGTCTGTCCTATGGAGCTGGTCACTTCGCTTGCCGCCAAGGTAGGATATAAGCGTAGACCGCCAGACCTACTGTAACTGTGGCGATTAAAACAGTTCACTGTATAGCTACAAATCTGCCTCGGCGCGGCTTCTCAATCTTTATCTCTATCCTGATAATAACTTAAGCTGTGCCGCGGAAAGGCAATGTTTGCTTATTCTTATATCCACCCATAAATTTGCCGCCGTTCTGACACTATATTAAGTAAAACTATTAATTGAATAAAAAGGTGACAAATGGCAGAAAGATCGCAATCGGTAATTAAACGTCAACGGCAACTAGCTCGCCGGACAGAGAGAACTCAACGTTTGAAGTCTAAGATGAGGACGGCGGTTAAGAAGGTGATGAATGCCAGCAAGAAAGATGAGGCTGAACCGCTCTACCGAGAGGCAGTATCTATTATCGACAGTCTTGTGTCGAAGAAGGCCTTAAAGAAAAACACTGCTGCGCGGCGGAAATCCTCCATCACGCGGCACTTCAATTCCCTCGCCTGAAATCCCCAGAGTAAGCGCAAATCTCCCGGACTGACTACGAACGATCTTTTGCCTGGTAGTTGGGTGCTTCCTTTACGATTTTGACGTCGTGGGGATGACTTTCGCTGTAACCTGCTGAACTGATGCGGACAAAATCTGTCTCTTTCTGCATAGCTTTGGTGTCCTTCGCCCCGCAGTAGCCCATGCTCGCTCTCAGTCCTCCGATCATCTGGTAAACGGTACTGCGCAGGTTTCCGCGGTAAGGAACCAGCCCCTCCACACCTTCGGGAACTAGCTTGATATTTTCCTCGCCTTCTTGAAAATAGCGATCGGCGCTGCCCTCCTTCATAGGTCCCAGCGATCCCATTCCTCTGAACGCCTTGTACTGGCGACCTTCGTGGAGAATTATCTCCCCGGGACTTTCATCGAGACCGGCAAGTATACTCCCCAGCATGACACAATCAGCGCCGGCGGCCATAGCCTTGGCGAGGTCACCCGAAAAACGGATGCCGCCGTCAGATATGACGGGGATATCACTCTTGGAAGCTTCCTCTACACAATCGAGTACGGCGGTAAGCTGGGGGACTCCGATGCCGGCAATAATCCGCGTAGTACAGCTTGCACCAGCACCCTGACCCACCTTTACCGCATCGGCACCGTGATCAATAAGAGCGCGTGTACCTTCAGCAGTGGCCACATTACCGGCAATCAACGGCAGATGGGAGAAATCCTTTTTCACAGAAGATATACCATCAAGCACACCTTGGGCGTGACCGTGCGCTGAATCGAGAACGAGGACGTCTACACCCGAATCCACAAGGGCACTCACTCTCTGGAGAAGATCATCGGTAGCACCCACAGCCGCCGCCACCATGAGCCGATAATGGGTATCGAGAGAAGCATTGGGGTGCTTTTCCTTCATGAGGATGTCCTTCACCGTTACCATACCTGCCAGAAGATTCCCTTCCTCTACGATTAGAAGTTTCTCGATGCGGTGTTCCTGCAAAATCTGACGCGCCTCGTTGAGGGTCGTCCCCTTGGGTGCTGTCACAAGATTTTCCTTTGTCATACATTCGGTTATAAGGCGGTCGAGATTAGACTCAAAACGAATATCCCTCCCGGTAATAATACCGAGTAGTGCACCTTTATCATCAACGATGGGCAGACCGGAAATGTTGTGACGCTTCATGACAGCAATTGCGTCCCGCACTGTCTTATCCGGCGAGAAGGTGACGGGATCGATAATCACGCCGCTCTCAGCCCGCTTTACACGTATCACCTCTTTGGCCTGCCTCTCAACGGACATGTTCTTATGAATGACGCCCAGTCCACCTTCACGTGCAAGGGCGACGGCCATACCATTCTCCGTCACCGTATCCATAGCTGCACTGATAATAGGAATCTTAAGCGAAATGTCCTTTGTCAGCCGGGTGGAAACATCCACGTCCCGCGGCAACACTCTTGAGTGTCGCGGCACAAGTAAAACGTCATCAAATGTCAATGCATTCCTGAAGTTTTCACTCTTTACCATACCTTACTCCAGCCTAATCTTTGACTCAACCACGGCTATCAATCTGCCGCCGGCTACCAATTCCGCTGCCTTCTCCATATCGTGCGAAAGAACCCTGTCGCCCCGGGCAAACTTGATGTGCCGCCTTACCAACGCTTTCACAAGAGCCGTCACGGTAGCCGGTTTAAGCGGCTTATGCAGATCCAGCATCTGAACGGCTACCATAAGCTCTATGCCTAGAATATGGGTAACATTTTTCAAGATGCGCAACAATTTTCTTCCGGCCCACGGCGACATGGCCACAAAATCTTCCTGATTACTTTCGGTTGGGATTGAGTCCACGGACGCTGGAAATGCCTGTGTCTTGTTCTCAGAGGCGAGAGCGGCGGCGGAGACCTGCGCCATCATGAATCCAGATTCGAGACCGGGATTATGGGCAAGAAATTTAGGTACCTTTCCCTCAACTCCTTCCATCATACGAAAAATGCGCCTCTCAGAGATGCCACCCAGTTCTACCGCCGCAATGGCGAGTGAATCCACCGCCTGCCCAATCACTTCACCGTGGAAATGCCCGGAATAAACGATGCCGTCCCTCGCGGACAATACAAGTGGATTATCACTGACACTGTTGATCTCATTTTCAACGATCTTCTTCATCGATGCAAACAGTTCGCGGCTGGCGCCGTGAACGTGCGGCATACACCGCAGACTGTAAGGATCCTGAACTATGCCACACTCCTTGTGCGATCCGACAATCTGGCTTCGGGTAAGGATACGCCAGATGTTGCCCGCGCTCTTACGCTGCCCGGGATGTTTCTTTAAATTATGAATCTTCGGGTTGAAAACCTTTCGTGACGACAGTGTCGCCTCCACCGTCATGGCGCCGATAATGTCGGCTGTCTTGAGGATCTTCTCCATCCGATGGAGTCCAAGAACAGCAAAAGCCGTGGAAACCTGAGTGCCGTTCACCAGCCCGAGACCTTCTTTCGGTCCCAGTTCAAGCGGTTCAATTCCTGTTTCACGCAGCGCCAGCATGGTGGGAATCACGCGGTCGTTGAAATGAACTTCTCCTTCCCCGATAAGGGCTAAGCTTAAATGTGAAAGAGGCACAAGGTCACCGCTGGCACCCACCGATCCTTGCGACGGAATAACAGGCATGATATCGTGATTGAAGAAATCGCATAACTGTTGCACGACGCGCCATCGCACACCGCTGTAGCCGTGGCTGAAATTGATCAGTTTAAGGAGTATAATAGCCCTTGTCACTCCCACATCGATGGGGCGGCCCGTCCCGGCACAGTGGCTGCGAATCAAATTCAACTGCAGCTGTTTCAGTTCAGATTCTTCGATGCGGTGCTCGCTCAGAGCCCCAAAGCCTGTATTGACACCGTAGATAGCTTCACCGGCATCAAGATGCTGACCAAGTAGATTGTGACTTTGCTCGACCTTTTTTCTGATGTCAGAGGATACACGAACCTTCTGTGGCCGGGAAAAGAGCAGCGCAAAATCGTCTATAGTGAATGTTTGACCGTTAATTATTATCATATAAGATCAGAAAATTTACCGTCGATGAATTCACTGAAACAAGTCATTTGCTGATTTCAAAGTTCCTCAGGCGAGGTGAATATCTGCATCTCCACCGGTATGGCTGACTGAAAGTACTGACCATACCTTTTCTTCACCACCCTGTTGTCCATGTTGATGAACACTCCCTCATCATAACTACTCCTGATAAGTCTGCCGAATCCCTGCCGCAGCCTGATGGCGGCGGCTGGAACTGAGTGCTCAATAAATGCATTCATTCCCCGCTGTTCGATTATGTCATTGTAGGATTCAATCAGCGGATCAGAGGGGACATCGAAAGGAAGTTTGGTTACAATAAGGACCTCCAGCAGATCACGTGGCAAGTCTACCCCTTCCCAGAAGGAGCTGGTTCCCAGAAGCAGTCCTCCTTCAGACTCCCTAAGCCCCTTGAGCATCGAACCTCTGGAAGCTGAAGAGAGTTGGGCGAAGACATCGTGGTCGTTTAGGTAGCCCCTCAATTCCAGTGCATCATAGCATTCTTCCAAAGCTTTCCTCGCCGTAAAAAGGACCATTGTCCTTTTGCCCCATTTGGCTATGACGTGTTCGATAACATCGCTCAACACCTGCGGAAAATCGGCCGATCGCTGATCAGACTCACCGCCCCACTGGTAGTACTTGCACTGTTCATTGTAAAAGAAGGGACTGGAAAAGGTGCGAGTTTCTACAGTTCTCCCTTCAATGTTAACCAGTCCGAGACGGGAAAGAAAATAGTGGAAATCTCCGCCAATGGTCAAAGTTGCAGAAGTGGCAACTACGGAATCAAGCATCCGAAACATAGATTCAGTAAGATCATTCCCTATATCAACAGGAACACCATTTAGTGAAATCATAAGATCGTCATTCTTAAAGCTGCCTTCCTCCCAGTACACCCAATCTTCCTGTTTCCTGAGGGCAACGGCATCAAGTAAAACAGTCAGTTCGTTCACTGAGTCAACCACCCGTTCTACAGCGGTCACGGTTTCAGCCTCGATTTTCTCCTCCGACATTGCGCTCAGCAACTCAAACAGCACGTCGGCTTTCTGGACAGTTTCCCTCAGACTCTCAGCCAGCAGCGTCGTCTCTTTTGATACCAAAGCGAATTGATCATTAAAATCGGTGTAGCGCTGCTTCTGGGAATAGCGAACATCCTGCCGATATGAGGTTGCGTGCTCTTCCGCCAGACGGGTAAACAGTTCACTGCTGGCGGATAGTACTTTCTCTGACGCATCCTGAAGATGACCAAACGCCGTGCCGACCTCGGGATTCACTTGCGTCAGAGCATTTATCTGACCTTTCAGCCGTTTTGATCTGATTGAAGCGGGATTAACGGAACTGAGCCTGTCGGCGATAATTCGACGGGAGAGTGAGCGTTGAAAGTGATCGTAAGCTACCTTCACCAGGTTGTGTGCCTCATCTACCACCACCCGCGTCAGTTGTGGCAGGACCCGGTTTTCGGACAGTTCAGATAACAGGAGCGAGTGATTGACTACAATGAGATCACTCTTTTGAGCTTTCTCGCGCAAGGGACCGACGAAGCATCCATCGTGTTTTTTACAGATTGTACGGGTACAGAATCCCGGATCACTCTGGATCAGCGACTTGATCCTCATGGTGGACCGGTTGAGAAAACCGGGACATTCATCAAAATCGCCTGTCTTGGTCCAATTCAGCCAGATGAGGGCGGGGATGAGCGCCTCGGCTTCGAACGGTGCCAGGAGCTTATCTGCATCTTCGATGAGCCAGTCCAAACGGGTCTTACAGAGATAATTCTGACGTCCTTTCAAAACGACAGCCGCAAAGCTGACATCCAGCGATTGGGCCAGTTTGGGGACTTCCTGATAAAAAAGCTGATCCTGAAGATGCTTCGTGTAGCACGAAATCACAGCCGGTTCATACTCTCGTTCCAGAGCGAATTTGAGCGAAGGGTAAAGATAAGCCAGCGACTTACCCAGACCGGTTCCGGCCTCAGCCAGTGCGGTGGTGCCTTCGGCAAAGATGTGCGCAATGAATTCTGAATAAGCTATCTGATCCGGCCGTTCCTCGTATTCAAACGAAACGTTATCTTCCCGCCGTAGAGTCTTTTCCAGCCTTCCCTCTTTGCCGAAGACTTCCTTCGCCGTCTCCGCCACACTATCTGCCTGGCCTTCATAAACGAAAACGTTTGAAGACGCTTTCTTCTCGATGGACGAAGGTAGGATCCCTTTACTGAGCAGATTCTCCTGTATCAGGATATTTGCCAGATTCACATAGAGTTCCTTATTGGGGACTTCATGATGTTTAATGGCGGCGAGAACTTTCTGGATCACTGAAAGGTCGTACGAACACGCTTCGCCGATGAGGTCGAGGAAGATTTTGCCTACTTTTTCCGTATCGGCGCCGGCCCGGTGCTCACCTCCACGTGAATAGTTGAAGTATTCGGCTACCGTACCAAGCCTGTGGTTCGGCAGGAAGAAGAGGAAAGCGCGCGCCAGGGGCAGGGTATCATATTGCACGTTAAGCACTTCGCTCCCCGGAAGAACAATTTGGAAAAGTCGTGTCAGGAACTGTATATCAAAACTGATGTTATGGGCAACAATAGGACTATCGGCGATGAAATCGATGACCTTGCCCGACACCTCATTTTCCGTTGGTGCACCAGCAACCATCTCATCACTGATGCCCGTGATATTGGTGATTTCACGAGGAATCGGAATCTGCGGATTGACGAGGGTCTCGTAAGCGTCGTCCCGTTCACCGTTTACGAAACGGATAGCCGCAACTTCGGTAATCCTGTCGCTTTCCGGATCGAGGCCGGTAGTTTCAAAATCGAATGCTACAAAGGTCTGAAGATCGAGGCGACTGAGTAGCTTGCTGAATTCCATCAGACGCCGGCGAAAACCTTTACAACGTCTTTAATGAGGCTCGGCTTTTTAAAGAGTGCCTTCATAAACAGTTTTGTAAGCGTTCTTTCCTCCGGCGGCACCGCCTCAACCGCCTCAGCTATGCTGTCAAGATCGTCATCAGAAAGTTGATGGGTAGCCTCCTTGATAGAGTAAAACCGTTCGTGGTTTTTGCCACCGATCTTGTGCCACGCTTTAGCGTAACGCGACAGAAACTTTTTACTCGTATCACCCTTCTTGACAGCCTCAGCTGCCGTCTCGCCGGCCAGCATTCCGCCACGCATACCGGGCACGATACCGCCACCTGTCATTGGATTTACCATGTGAGCCGAATCTCCGGCCAGCATCAGACCATTGCTGACTATATTCTTCAACGGTTTGGCACATGGTACACCGCCGAGAGTGGACGTGACGACGGAACAGCGGGGATACTTTGCTTCGAGGAATTCATCCAGAAATCTCCAGGCCGCTTTTTCCTGACTATATTTTCCCGAAACACCCAGTCCAACATTGGCTGAGTTTTTCCCTTTGGGAAAGACCCACAGGTAGCCGCCGGGTGCCAGCTTACTTGAGAGATAAAAGTCAAATCGATTCTCATCTATTTCAATGCCAGTAATAGTCTTCTGAACACAAGACTCCATATCCTTCATCTTAATTTGAGTTCTCAGTCCACCCCACCTACCAACGCGACTCTCAACTCCATCAGCTCCAATTACAACGCGTGCACCGACTTCGAACTGTTCGCCAGCATATTCCCCTTTGACGCCGGTGACGGCGTCACCATCCTGAAGCAGACCTGAGACATAGGCTTTCGTCACGATCTGCGCCCCTTCAGCAGCGGCATAATGGGCAAGGTCGCGATCGAAGACCCGCCGATCAAGGATGTACCCTTTTTCACCAAGGTCCATATCGACCGTCAGACCGCTGGGAGAAACAAGGCGCATGCGGGTGACTGTTGCATTAATCCAGCTCTCCTGCGGCTCCACGAAAATCTTGAGCCCCGCATCGCTTACCGCCTCACCGCAACGAACAGGAACACCGATTTCGCGGTCCTTCTCCAGCAGCAACACCTCAGCACCACCCATTGCGGCGTAGCGTGCGGCAGTGGAACCAGCCGGACCGCCACCTACTACAATTACGTCAAACTTCCGCTGTCTCCACATCTTCAAACACCTCGATGGGACAGATATACAGACACAGCTTACAGTCGATACAGATATCGTAATCGATGGTAATTTCCGCTGCCTTTAACTCGATACAGTCTTCAGGACAGATACCGACACAACAGCCGCAGAAATCACAAGTGCCGGGTTTGATTTCAATCATGACCCACGTGGAAAGTGGGATAGTCTACCGAAAACCTGAAATAGTGATACAGTTTGGTTAGGTAGAATGTTATAAAGAGAGCAGCGAAACACCACGGATACCTGACGCAGACGAAGATGGCGAGTATCAGGATCGGATAGCGTACCGTCCTCATGACGTGTTCTGCCCGCGGAGAGAGAAGCGCTACAATGAAGAAAGGGAAAGAGACTATCCCCGCCGTACTGGCGACGGGATCATGCAGAAGATACCCCGACACTGCCGCCATGGCGACTGAGATGGTGGCCAGAGCAAGCTCTCTCTTCACACCGCCCACCTTATCCCTGAAATGATCGGCATGTTCAGCACTGTTCAAGGCCGGCAAAAGGATGAAGACGGCTTGAGAACCGAGCAGGTACGGCACAGACTTGATAAAACCGGCAACGATATCAGCAGACACAATCTGCCATCCGATCATGAAGAGAGCGAGACTGGCAGCGGCGGTCAGCGGAACTCCCTTTACCGGCAAAGTTTCTTTTTCGTTTACACACCGGCGAAAGTAGGTCTGCAGTGCAAAGAATGCCATGATAGCCCACAGCAGTGAAATCCAGACGTTGCTGTGACCGGTCACGGCCATATAACCAACTGTCAGGACGGTTACTGATACACCGGCAGTCAATACAATGCGGGACGACCCTCTGATGCGCGCCCCGGCAATGTTAATCAAAGTGGCACTGATAAGAACGGTAACCCCCACAAAGAGATAGAATACACTCCAGTCCACTGCGGTCCACCAGTAGAATTCGGGTTCTGCGACACCCTTTGCGGCACTCATGCCTGACGTC is from Candidatus Neomarinimicrobiota bacterium and encodes:
- a CDS encoding glycosyltransferase family 9 protein, coding for MLKRYLLVRFSSIGDVVLTTSLIELLAGNQPRCEIHFITLDRNRPILEGNPHLTKIISLPADTAPKALRNFAAQLSNYDYDVCLDLHNSLRSKYLRWRMKDCRWNRFSKPRLSRFLLFYLTIDRFHQNYEVTREYANLIQNGSIEERVPPPRIYLSDEEHNRVDILLANEGVRDDFVVVVPSAAWKAKEWSPQAYGEMIALLKQKTGMPVVLLGTQDSAACDQVHEANHGTVNLKGRTGLREAFATLSRARLVVGGDTGLVHASEAVGTPVVMITGPTSWQTGAHVRHTSSGELAADVWCRPCSKDGSRSCYRSRQYCMTEISAEMVAKAAMQILAEA
- a CDS encoding polyprenyl synthetase family protein, giving the protein MKQTKELRQIVEPIFEDMKLFQQEFEAALRSEVRLINIIGRYLMRHKGKGVRPILTILSARMSGGPSLHSYKAAAMVELLHMATLMHDDVVDEADKRRGFPTVNKIWKNKTSIVMGDFILSKVLTNLTGLKDFDALELISHTAERLSSGEMLQIERSFKNNMTEDVYYRMIRDKTASLISTCCELGVMTASKKQGHKVALGTYGENFGMAFQIKDDLFDILGSEHSTGKDANSDVTRNMVTLPIIHTLGSQLTTAERNHIRRTMSKGASRKNIKHLKEIVKEYGGFEYAMNKIEEFSDRAVAALAQFPDSPYKRSLIDLSLYNAQRTR
- the tatC gene encoding twin-arginine translocase subunit TatC, which translates into the protein MTTEKEMGFLEHLEELRWRIIKSLLGIVVGAIVVFAFMDQVFQILLDPVLSLDEPPKLQVLKIHGMFLLKWGIALVGGLVVALPLVSYQIWKFVAPGLLENERRYSFPVILFSFIAFVCGVMFAYFIIIPISLNFFASMGYVDVANNFSINYYFSYILWVLVAAGLLFELPVLVMILSAIGLVTPAFMRHYRRHAIVTILLLSAFFTPPDPVSLLMMSLPLIVLYELSIGISGIFTKPI
- the meaB gene encoding methylmalonyl Co-A mutase-associated GTPase MeaB, coding for MTSDLLHSLRENDTRVISNLISAVENGDNSISATLNDLFPHSRDSVRIGITGPPGAGKSTLIDKLIAEIRAEDRTVGVVSVDPTSPFTGGALLGDRVRMNRHSLDPAVYVRSMGSRGQMGGLARMTHQVADVIACTGKDFILLETVGVGQAETEIVQNVDIVIVVFMPESGDAIQVMKAGPVEVGDIFVINKADLEGADRIQHLLQDYMNDFSGEREFMPQIILTEATAGEGIEELWEQCRLLMAELQQSGTIGKRRNDQYLTRVRNAVRDELAGRFWNSDRELTLIKQIDGLRERQMSPYEAARRLVDELE
- a CDS encoding Crp/Fnr family transcriptional regulator; amino-acid sequence: MSDIELLASVPIFSDLTSLELDELHSRMSRQKYKKNNMILMEDEFGDTFFIISKGTVKITRVSEEGREVILAMLGEGDFFGEMSLLDGETRSANAIAFDNAEVLILKRHDFIDLLQKYPKIAISLLSELAGRIRKSDQQIESLSLSDAEHRIGMTVLRLAEELGTIRHGVVEITKMPYQQDLANMAGTSRETVSRMLKLLEEKGMIKRKAHTLSIQDYTLFKRTFS
- a CDS encoding 4Fe-4S binding protein → MTDKINKLFRLTWFPLAFQLFTLVVFIMLIIGGLQANTGDIEFAKELRNTNLSNLIVWSYWWPLIVLSAIFLGRVWCTVCPMELVTSLAAKVGYKRRPPDLL
- the rpsT gene encoding 30S ribosomal protein S20, encoding MAERSQSVIKRQRQLARRTERTQRLKSKMRTAVKKVMNASKKDEAEPLYREAVSIIDSLVSKKALKKNTAARRKSSITRHFNSLA